The genomic region CCTTCGGTTTCCGGAACGATCGCCGCACGTCGTTCGGACAGTTCGCGCTGGCTGTCATCAAAGGAAAAGGCGCAGTCACGTTCACATGCTCAAGGAGCGACACGATGAACAACCAATTACAGGCCCCACTTCTCAAGCGCTTCGGGCAGTTTCCTCCAGCGATGGGCCGACGATACGGCTTTGCGGCGATGTTCATGAGTCTGCTGCTGTTGTTCGGCGGGACCGTGCAAGCGCAGCAGACGCCGGCAATGCAGCAACTGCTGTACACGAAGGTGAATTTCGACGTTGCCAAGGTCAATTATCAAATCGGCCGCGGTTATGCGCTCGCAGGGAAAGCCGCCACGGCACGCACTTATTTCACTTCGGCGCATATCAGTGCAATGCAGATGTATGCTCATTCGTTGTATCTCCACCAAGAGAACATCAATGCGCTCGTCAATGGGCAATACAGCAACGTCTATTACCAGCAGCTGGCGGTATCGTATTCAAGTCTATTGCGGGCGAGGGTGAACATCCTCACGGCGCATTTGGGCGTATTGAGGCAGACGCCACTTTCAGCGTCGGCTCGCGCCAGCGTTGATGCGGATATTCTCAATGTCTATGCCGCGTTGCTGTACACCGAGCAGGCGATGTACAACGCGCAGTATTGATGGAAGTGGATTTTCAGGCATCGGGGCATCCGGGTCGCTTTGGCAAGCCGGATGCCTCGATTCGATCGACGAGCGCAGTGGTGGGTATGTCGTTCCATGGGCTGGGAACGAATGATCGCTACCGTCTCGATGGACGATAGACCGTCGAGCGCAAGGTGGCGCTGGATCGAGGCTAACGCCCGACCACGCCCAGTTCGTGCCCGATGCGGGTGAACGCGTCGATCGCGCGGTCGAGATGTGCCCGCGTATGCGCCGCGCTCATCTGCGTGCGGATGCGTGCCTGGCCTTTCGCCACGACCGGGAAAAAGAAGCCGATCGCGTAAATGCCCTCTTCGAGCAGCCGCTCGGCGAAACGTTGCGCCAGCGGCGCGTCGTAGAGCATCACCGGGCAGATCGGGTGCACGCCGGGTTTGATATCGAAACCGATGGCGGTCATCTTCTCGCGGAAATAACGGGTGTTGTCGGCAAGTCGCTCGCGCAGATCCCCGGCGGTGGACAACATGTCGAAGGCCTGGATGCCCGCCGCAACCACGTGCGGCGGCAGCGAGTTGGAAAACAGATACGGCCGCGAGCGTTGGCGCAACATTTCGATCACTTCGCGCTTGGCGGTGGTGAAACCGCCGAGCGCGCCACCCATCGCTTTGCCGAGCGTACCGGTGAAGATGTCGATCCGATCCATCACCCCCTTCACTTCGGCCGAGCCGCGGCCATTCGCACCGAGGAAACCGGTGGCGTGGCATTCGTCGATATGCACCAGCGCGCCGTACTTCCTCGCCAGCGCCGTGATGTCGTCGAGCGGCGCGATGAAGCCATCCATCGAGAACACGCCATCGGTGGTGATCAGTTTGGTTCTGCAGCCGGCCGCATCGGCGGCCTGCAGCTGCGCTTCCAGATCGGTCATGTCGCAGTTGGCGTAGCGGAAGCGCTGTGCCTTGCACAGGCGCACGCCATCGATGATCGAAGCGTGATTGAGCGCATCGGAGATGATCGCGTCGTGTTCGTCCAGCAGCGGTTCGAACAGTCCGCCGTTGGCGTCGAAACAGGCGGCGTACAGGATGGTGTCTTCGGTACCGAAGAAATCGGCGATTTTCGCTTCGAGCTGCTTGTGCAGATCCTGCGTGCCGCAGATGAAGCGTACCGATGCCATGCCGAAGCCATGGGTGTCGAGGGCGTCTTTCGCTGCAGCGATGATGTCGGGGTGGTCGGCCAAGCCGAGATAGTTGTTGGCGCAGAAGTTCAGCACCATGCGGCCGTCGGCGAGCCGGATTTCGGCCGACTGCGGGCTGGTGATGATCCGTTCGGACTTGAACAGCCCCTGCGCGCGGATGGTGTCGAGTTCGTCAGCGTATCGGCGGGTGAGGGGCGGAGTGGCTTCGGACATGGCAGCGGATCGCAGTGGGCGAGCTGCCTAGTGTAAATCGGCCGCCGCTGCGGGAGGGGCTCGAGTATCGGGGTTCGCTTCGGTGCAGAGGCCGGCCCCGAAAGCCCGGCCATGTCAGTCGGCAGTGGTGCCCACCGCTGCGTTTTCGGCGATCAGTTCCCGCACCAGTATCACCAGCGAGTCTTCGGAGAAGGGTTTGCCCAGCATCCGGGTCACGCCGGCCTGTTCCGCCATTGTCTGGTGTTTGTCGGTCGCGCGCGAAGTGATCATCACCACCGGCAGGTCGCGGGTCTCGGCGTGATTGCGCAGGTTGCGGGTGACTTCCAGGCCGTTCATGCGCGGCATCTCGAGGTCGACCAGCAGCGCATGCGTGGGTTTGGCCTGGATCGCCGCCAGCGCCTCGAAACCATCGCGCGCGGTCGCGACTTCGAAGCCGGCGTCCTGCATCAGTTGTTCCAGTGCGCGACGCACGCTGAGCGAGTCGTCGGCGACCACCACACGGGTCACGGGCGCCGCCGTCAGCGAAAGATCCGCCGTATCGAAGTGGCTTTGCTGCGCGGACTGCAGCAGTACGTCGAGATCGATCACCGGCGCGAGGCCACCGTCGCCGAGCTGGGTGATGCCGCGGACCGCGGGAATCGGCGGGAGGTAGGCGCTGATCGGTTTGACCACGACACTGCGGACTTCGTCGATGCCGCGCACGAGCACCACGTTGCCCCTGCCGTCCGCATCGCGAACGTAGAGGCCGATGCCGGACGTGCCGACCCACATCGAGAAGTCGGCCGATTCGTCGTAGAACGCTTCGATCGGCAATGCGGG from Lysobacter sp. harbors:
- the kbl gene encoding glycine C-acetyltransferase → MSEATPPLTRRYADELDTIRAQGLFKSERIITSPQSAEIRLADGRMVLNFCANNYLGLADHPDIIAAAKDALDTHGFGMASVRFICGTQDLHKQLEAKIADFFGTEDTILYAACFDANGGLFEPLLDEHDAIISDALNHASIIDGVRLCKAQRFRYANCDMTDLEAQLQAADAAGCRTKLITTDGVFSMDGFIAPLDDITALARKYGALVHIDECHATGFLGANGRGSAEVKGVMDRIDIFTGTLGKAMGGALGGFTTAKREVIEMLRQRSRPYLFSNSLPPHVVAAGIQAFDMLSTAGDLRERLADNTRYFREKMTAIGFDIKPGVHPICPVMLYDAPLAQRFAERLLEEGIYAIGFFFPVVAKGQARIRTQMSAAHTRAHLDRAIDAFTRIGHELGVVGR